CAAGGCCACAACGGGTGGTACTTTTCTAAGGAATCATGTGGATGTTGATTGGGATTATTTGGATATTGTAGCAGCCGACTTGAAAAGGCAAGCCCAATCTGATAGAGGAAAGAAATATCCAATCTCGACAATAGGCACGGGAGCCTCTACAGCTCGGGTGGCGCagttagagagagagaagggAGCTTTAGAACGCCAATTGGCGAGATTTAAAAGTCTTGGAGGAAAAGACTCGATGCATGTTGCTCTATTTTTTCCAATTTGTGAATCTTATGGCGATTTGGGCTATGTTTGGGAAGATTGTTCGGTACAGTTCGATACAGCTCACGAAGAAGTCAACATGGTTTATGGAGACCAACAGAAGAAATATGATATGACTTCTAACACATATCACTCAGGTTTGCGTAATCATCCCAATTTTTGGTATAGTAATACTACTAATCAATTAAATCCAAATTTTCAGGTACCAAATCAGGGAGGTCAGCATTACCAGAACCGATAATCTGGGTACAATAACCTGAGTTACAACCAGGTCAATTAAAGAAGTTATCAGTAGAACCCGGATCAAGGCAGAGCTAGCAATCAGAATGAAGGGTCGAACCATGAGATGATGGATATTCTGAAGCAAATAAAAAGGATCAAGAGGTGCAAGCCAAGGCTTATCAAGCTTTAGAAAAACAAGTTGCACAGTTGGCGGCCGAGGTGGCTCAAGGAAGAAGAGATCCAGGGAAACTACCGAGTGATACTACGAGAAATCCTTAGCACAACACAAGAGTTAACTCGGTGTACCCTACCTAAATCTAAGATTGTTAATACATGTTTTACATCTTCGTCTCAAGTAGTTGCAGGGATAAGTGAGGAGATTGATGGAGGTGAGGAGAGTGAGCCAGGGGCACCGCTCATTACAATTAGAGTTGGAAAGTTGAAGATCCATAGGGCTCTGTTAGATTATGGATCAAGCATGAATATTCTGCTTGGAAGCTTGTATGACCAGTACAAGTTTGGACCATTACATGATACTAACAGGAAGGTAATTTTGGCGGATGATACTTGGAAACAACCTCGTGGGTTTATTAAAGATGTGATGATCCAGCTGGGTGAGTTCTATTACTCGGTAGATTTTATGGTGCTGGACTATGTACCTACGAGAACGAATGAGCAACAAAAGGTAATTCTGGGTCGTCCATTCTTGCATACTGCCAATGCTCAAATCAACTGCAGAGATGGAGTTATCACAATGAGCGTTGAGAATCGTAAGTTAACCTTTAATGTTTATTCAAAATCTATTACTTACGATGTTGTTGATGAGTTGGGTGAAACAGTTGTTATTAGCAAATGTGTTCATTCACGTGTGAGTGAGGACACATTAGATGAGATTGGTATTAAGTGTGACAGATCCGAGCTTGGGAACAAGGGAGAGCATGTGAAGAAGGCAAATGCGCGAAAGAGAGAATggtgtctacatcttaccctcctcagaccctaccttagctttgctattggtgagatttactgagtatgatgatgatttgTATTCTAATAAGAACCGTGTTAGGTTTacagtaattttttttttatcattggTACGTTTTATTTACATTTACTGAAAATCAATATTATTTCTAAATGTTTATTTTTCTAAACATAAATTTGTTGGGAAAACAAGAACCAAGGAAAAAATATTGAATGATTAATAACCAAATAATCCCGTGTTTTAATAATGTTTGAAATTCATAACTTTCGTTAATTAAGGATATGCATATACCACATATCACTTAACACATAATGGTTCTCTAAGCACAAAGATCACTACATATAAGAATCAGTAAGTGAAAGGATCAAAGAATACAATGTGAAGATTTAGGTCTTCAAAGTTTAAGTATGGAATATCACCTACAAGATGCAAGAATCAAAGCTTCATGTATTAAGCAAATTAATCAAGGACtagataaataattaaataaggATTAACAATCAATTAAAACTCTCTAATTACAACTAGTAAAGTTCCAACTCCTAAAAGTAATGGTTTTGGTTAAGATGCAACTGAAAGGAATTTGGAATTCAAATATGAAATGGCTCTAGATGAGATCTTTCCATATGTCGTATGCTATCATGTTGAAAGACAAGATCTTACCACAAATGGAAAGAAATCACCTAAACAACACCTAAACGTCACCATCCCTCAAAAGTACGTCATTATTCTAGATAGAGGCCAATTAGTTTCATTGTGATTTAGGTGCAAAAGTATTGGAGGCAAGATATAGACGCTACACAACGTTCAAGAGGTTAAACGCAAGAAAAAAAGTCAAATCTGGTGACCCATGATTGATACGGCGAGCGTGAGATCAACCATGATATTGGCAGAATGCTTATTCCTTGTCCCTTGTGTTTTGCCTATAAATACAAACCTCATCTAACCTTTTTCACTCACAACACTTCAATATACACATCTAATTAATATATCTCTAGCTCTCTTAATATTTACGCATCCAATAGAAGAGAAACTGAAGATCAAAGATGAGGAGCAAAAAGAAAAGTTTTGCTCCAAATTAAACTTTCATGTTCTTGTACTGTTGAGGTTATCACTTGCTTTGTAAAAGTAATACATTTGTGAGGGGTCTGACCTTTGTTGGTGATTGCTGTAAACGCTATATTGACATAGTGTTGTAGGAGGATGCATTATCTTGACATAGTGAATGGTTGTAACTACATACTATCTTTTATATTATGTTGAAGAAGGTGATCACTACCTTGGATTAACGAGATGTTATTAGGTGGTCACCATCTTGCTTAGTGAAATATTTGTACCGGTGATCTCTTTTGTTTGAAAATAATGTTTAGTGGAGCAACTTTTTATTTGAGGGAAGAGGACGCAAAGTGGATTAGTTAACATCCACTTAACCTATATAAATCAACTTTTATCTTTTTAACCGTTAACTCTTTAAAGTTCTTGCATATTATTATTGTTGGGTTTCAAACAAGCTTAAACCATTCCAAATGCGTGTTTGAAAACCTATTCACCCCTCTAGTTTTCTACAAAATTCATTATCTACGAAAAGGGCCCCAGTAATCTGCTGACAAGAGATCCCCGGTGATCATTTAGTAAGTATTATGTCGTTACTGCTATGGTAACTACCACCAATATCCATTGATAATCCATCGCTTAAGGCGCCATCAGCGATACCTTGGCAATTTACTTAAGTTAGTTTGATACTCTGGCTGTTTGTTTAATAATGGATAACACTTATTAAAAGTGTAATAGTTGAACATGTGTAATCAGCATAAAACCTTTTTCAACATGACAACTTTAGTCGTCAACATAGAGAATTTTGTAGAGAATCGATCATATGTTGTCCCCTCAATATTCATTTTCTAGTTAAGTGTTATCAGATCGAAGCTAAAATTAGATGATAGACTAAAAGCCAACCTTGAAAGGTTCTCAACTTTGAAATACGAAAAGCATTTCCAAACACAAAGTGATTCCGATCAAGAGACCTCGATGATAAACAATAAATGGAAGATATCGATAAGCAAATTACAAAGATAAACACAAAAAACACATTTAAACAAGATAAACTTTATCGATACttagaataaaaataatatattttgtatcTACAATAACTGTTTACAATATAAATAAAAAGCTGTTAGAAATcgaaaatttaaaaaacaaagaTTACAAAGACTTTCTTCCCATAACCTTGTGATCTAGTGTCATTTCTATTCGCGCTTAAACATAGAAATGTTAAGCTATAATACTTTAATTATTTTAGTTATCCATGTCTTATAAAAAAAACGCTTAATTATCAATGATAATCATATATCTTTTAGAACACTTAAGAGACACATCCATTAATCATACTTCTATATAAACATATTTTGTTATCGTGCTTGAACCCACTAACGTATTGATACCACCAGACGAAAGACCCTTTAGTTTACAATAATTGTACATATAAAAGTACTTTTAACTACATTATAAAGAGTATTCCAaacctttatacatacatacatacataatattCGTATTCTTAACCACCCCATATAGTATAATTTTTTATAGGTTTCTGTATGAAATTTGTCAGGGACAAGTGCTGCCATAAAGTAGCAACAGAAGTCTTGCAGTCATTAATAATAATACAGATCTCTGCCtgccacacacacacacacagaagAAACCACCTTGCATAAATTCTGAAACATAAACCATTAGTTTATTCACCTTCACCCCCTCCATTTTTGCAACAAGAGTTGTAGTAAGATGGAAATGATGGCTTCTTCTAGGTTCCCCTTCACATCCACCCAATGGCAAGAGTTAGAACACCAAGCACTTGTTTACAAATACATGATTTCTGGCATGCCCATTCCCCCTGATCTCCTCTTTTCCATTCAGAGAAGCTTGGATTCCTCCACTAAACTCTTTCTGCACCATCAATCTCCTCTTCAGTCTAGTAAGTTGCTTCTTGAATGTTAATTAATATGCATGCCAACTGTTTGATGTAATTCCTGAACGAACATTCtcataaaaaaatgttattttttagaAACAGTATAATCCCACTTATAATCAAACTATCGGTGGGGTCTGTGCGTCGTCGGATGTAGACAAGCGTTACTCCTGTCCCAAGTGACAGAAGAGAGGCTGTTGTTTCCGGTGAGACCCCAACTCCAAAAGTTTCTATccatatttatataaataataattctttattttttattacATTTTCTCAGTCTTTCACTAAAAAAATTGGAATCATGCTAGTTTCACTAAAATTGTTCCTTATTTTAGGGATCTGATCAAGTCATAATTTAGCTGATTTCCCTATAACTTTCTTTAAAATTTAGAGATGGGTATAAATGACtaaatgcatatatatatatttttttgaaagcCGAATTTCTCTGTTATCTGTGGAACTTGAACCATATATCTTCAAACTTAGCGTTTCTAAATACTTTGCCTTTGCGAATGAGAATGAGATgcttgaaaaaaaagttttatCTTTCTAATTGTAAAAAACAGAGAAAATggtcacaaaaacaaaaatttataaGAAAAAATTAAAGGGTATTTAAGCATCTGTGTTTATGTTAAATGTGCAGTTGGAAGAGAGTATTTCCAGATGGGATTTGGGAGAAAGATAGACCCAGAACCAGGAAGATGCAGAAGAACAGATGGTAAAAAATGGAGATGCTCTAAAGAAGTATACCCTGATTCAAAATACTGTGAAAGGCACATGCACAGAGGCAGAAATCGTTCAAGAAAGCCTGTGGAAGCACCAAacaacacaccaccaccaccaccattacaAATGTGCACAAAATCCCCAAACTACCCTTCACAAACTTCTCATCCATCTTTCATTTATCCACCACAGTTATCATCTAGATCTTCTGGTAGTGTTTTGTCTTCTCAAGATCACTTTTTGCTGGAATCTAGCCCCTACCCACACTCAGAAAAAGATCacaggtttgtttgtgtttgtgtttgtgtcaATAATACTTTAGCACTAATCCTTTGTTGTCATGATGATTGTACACATGCAGAAGAAGCAGACACTCACATGGTTATGTCCAGTGTCTGTGTCTGTCATGTAAATGATTCTTTCTCTGAACATGTAGCAGCAGCTTGTGCTTTTGACAACTTGTACTTTTTCTTGCTCACTGGTTACTTGCTATTTTAAGATGTAAAAAGTTTACCTTAACACTGTTATTAGGATGGTTTTGGACCTTATTTAGTGAGAATATCAAGAAACTagtattttttgaatttttccgGATGTGATATACCCTTTAGAGATATTAATTAGGCACAGCTCGTGTATCGCTCTTTAAAGTTTCATCAATCGGTGTCGTACGCGAGTTGACTCTTGCGATGGATATCTAGGTCTTAGATATCTATCGCAAGAGTCAACTCGCGTACGACACCGACTATAAGATATACCTTAGATGTTATTTTACTTAAATAAATTCAAAGAATTATATTTGAGATATAGAAAGGACAAATTAGAATAGTTTAATTGTCTATAAGTAGTTCATATTTTTTAAATGCCCACATGCTTAGATTTTTATGTATATAAAATACTATCAAACTAAtttattcatatttttttaataacCTACACATTTGTAGGTtatacacacacaaaaaaaaaaaaaaaaaaaaaaaaaaaaaaaaaaaaacctaatttatccatttttttttaatttcaaaagagaaacaataaagttatatttatatcaatttcttttatttttacaTTTATATCAATTTTATAAATGATTTATTTTGTTCAATGTGTTCTCgcaataatttgtttttttttttcacatatcACTCAACTATCATGTAATGTACAGTAATTTCTGCCTTAAATGCATGGCATGATGGTTATGCCTTGTGATTTTGAAGTTTGAACTTGTAGTAAAACTCATTGCTACACATTTTAAAGAATATTTTCTCCTAATTTTTGTTAGCTATGGGATGAAAGAAGATGTAGATGAACATCCATACTTGTCAGAAagttgtggtggtggtgctatCTCTGCTTCAATGAGTGATTCTTGGCACTTGGAACCGTTGGCCATGAAAAACTCTTCATTGGCCCAATCACAATCCAAACAGCGTTCTTTCTCAGATTACCAAAATGAAAATTACTCGTATCAGAACACCTCAATGCATAAACAACCAAAGCAGGAGGATCAGGGACGCGGTTATGATCAATTAGCCCTGAAAATCGAAAGTAAAGTTGAACCCCAAAAGGTAATGCACCATTTCTTTGATGTGTCACCAAAAGATGATCATAACAAAGATAAAGATTCTTCCACAACTCAACTCTCGATCTCCATCCCTGACTGTGCTCGTGACTTCTTCCTCGCCCATAATGGTCGGTAATTTCACCTTTTTTTTCTTCTATCTTGATTTTGGATGTCAAGAAACGGTTTCTCAGTTACTTGTATTTGTTCTTGTTGCAGATAAATGAGGTTTTGATTTTCTGGTATTCGGTTTGGTATGAGGTAATGATGATTGTGTTGTGTAATTGGTATGTTTTAGGGACTTGTGTTATATATGTATTTCTTCTGTAGCAGTATGTTTTCATGAGATTTCTCACATCTTTGTCTTGCCTCTTGTGTTGTGCTCTGGTTAAATGTTACTTTTtaagggtaaagttcttgtacaaataatcttaacatactaaacatacaaattgaaggaaactcaaaaagacaaggtggcatttttgtaattatcaataactatcaaagttactctacaaatatacctaaaaaaacctaaccactccccccacccccaaaaaaaacctaaaaccccccccccacccccaaaaacctaaaaaaaacctaacccccccccccccccacccaagctaaaatgctaaaaactaaaccccccaaaaaacctaaaaaaataaaaaaaaaaacacacaaattattttattttatttttttaacattttttattaaaaaatcgctacttttagtagcagccaaaaaaaaaat
The Helianthus annuus cultivar XRQ/B chromosome 6, HanXRQr2.0-SUNRISE, whole genome shotgun sequence genome window above contains:
- the LOC110865443 gene encoding growth-regulating factor 3 is translated as MEMMASSRFPFTSTQWQELEHQALVYKYMISGMPIPPDLLFSIQRSLDSSTKLFLHHQSPLQSIGREYFQMGFGRKIDPEPGRCRRTDGKKWRCSKEVYPDSKYCERHMHRGRNRSRKPVEAPNNTPPPPPLQMCTKSPNYPSQTSHPSFIYPPQLSSRSSGSVLSSQDHFLLESSPYPHSEKDHSYGMKEDVDEHPYLSESCGGGAISASMSDSWHLEPLAMKNSSLAQSQSKQRSFSDYQNENYSYQNTSMHKQPKQEDQGRGYDQLALKIESKVEPQKVMHHFFDVSPKDDHNKDKDSSTTQLSISIPDCARDFFLAHNDK